A single Lactuca sativa cultivar Salinas chromosome 8, Lsat_Salinas_v11, whole genome shotgun sequence DNA region contains:
- the LOC128128144 gene encoding wax ester synthase/diacylglycerol acyltransferase 4-like isoform X2, translating into MDLRVKVGGLEDVVLSEPVSPTGQYFNSSVLSISILCVLEFENPFDDSTSLALVNDVFLPINPRFSSIMVEDKQGGKQWKRVEVNAEDHIRIPCFPEGLSTESYDHCFNDYLSKMAKDPLPQTKPLWEIHIIKYPTSNASGNVVFKLHHSLGDGYSLMCALLSCLQRADNPSLPLTLPIFRNSLKPEKVPKSIISRVPQVLSCAVNTVMDFGWSVLKSSFLEDRRSPIHSGNKGVEFNPINITTITFSLDQIKQIKSCLHVTINDVICGIIFLGTRLYMDVTSEEAKNESSTALVLLNTRYINGFKSLNEMCQNQESKSLWGNKFAFLHISLPQLHQYDESLKPLKFVQEIQSIIKRKRNSAAVYLTGMLLESMRKYRGPEAAAQYVHNTIRNPSMAVTNMIGPVEKMALSNQPVKGLYFMVVNSPQSLVVTIMSYMDQLRVTIGAETGFIDPVKFRTCTEKAFSMIFDAAMKSK; encoded by the exons ATGGATTTGAGGGTGAAGGTAGGAGGTCTGGAAGATGTGGTACTTTCAGAGCCAGTGAGTCCGACAGGGCAATACTTCAACAGCTCGGTGCTTTCTATTTCTATTCTTTGTGTCTTGGAGTTTGAGAACCCATTTGATGACTCTACAAGCCTAGCACTCGTTAACGATGTCTTTCTTCCCATTAACCCTCGTTTCTCTTCCATTATG GTGGAAGACAAACAGGGAGGGAAGCAGTGGAAGAGAGTAGAAGTGAATGCGGAAGACCATATAAGAATCCCTTGTTTTCCTGAAGGATTATCAACTGAATCATATGATCATTGTTTCAATGATTACCTATCAAAAATGGCGAAAGATCCATTACCACAAACAAAGCCACTATGGGAAATTCATATCATCAAGTACCCAACAAGCAATGCGTCTGGAAACGTTGTTTTCAAGCTTCACCATTCACTTGGTGATGGTTACTCTCTTATGTGTGCTCTTCTCTCTTGTCTGCAAAGGGCAGATAATCCTTCTCTACCATTAACATTGCCAATTTTTCGGAACTCTCTCAAGCCAGAAAAAGTTCCTAAAAGCATAATTAGTCGTGTACCACAGGTACTAAGTTGTGCAGTAAACACTGTTATGGATTTCGGTTGGAGCGTTTTAAAGAGCAGTTTTTTGGAAGATAGAAGGAGCCCGATACACTCCGGCAACAAAGGGGTGGAGTTCAATCCCATCAATATAACGACAATCACATTCTCTCTAGATCAAATCAAGCAAATTAAGTCATGCCTTCATGTG ACAATAAATGATGTAATTTGTGGAATCATCTTTCTGGGGACAAGATTATACATGGATGTAACGAGTGAAGAAGCAAAAAATGAAAGCTCAACGGCCTTAGTGTTACTTAACACAAGATATATTAATGGTTTCAAGTCTCTCAATGAGATGTGTCAAAATCAGGAATCTAAAAGTCTATGGGGAAACAAGTTTGCTTTCTTGCATATTTCATTGCCACAACTTCACCAGTATGACGAGTCCTTGAAACCGCTCAAATTTGTTCAGGAAATACAAAGTATCATCAAAAGGAAGAGAAACTCAGCTGCTGTATATCTCACTGGAATGCTACTAGAATCAATGAGAAAATATAGAGGTCCAGAG GCAGCAGCTCAATATGTTCACAACACGATAAGGAATCCAAGCATGGCAGTGACAAATATGATCGGACCAGTTGAAAAGATGGCACTTTCGAATCAACCTGTTAAAGGGTTGTATTTCATGGTCGTCAATTCCCCACAG AGTCTAGTGGTGACGATAATGAGCTACATGGACCAGTTGAGGGTTACTATAGGAGCTGAGACAGGTTTCATAGATCCTGTGAAGTTTCGGACTTGCACTGAGAAGGCTTTCAGCATGATATTCGATGCTGCAATGAAGTCTAAATGA
- the LOC128128144 gene encoding wax ester synthase/diacylglycerol acyltransferase 4-like isoform X1 yields the protein MDLRVKVGGLEDVVLSEPVSPTGQYFNSSVLSISILCVLEFENPFDDSTSLALVNDVFLPINPRFSSIMVEDKQGGKQWKRVEVNAEDHIRIPCFPEGLSTESYDHCFNDYLSKMAKDPLPQTKPLWEIHIIKYPTSNASGNVVFKLHHSLGDGYSLMCALLSCLQRADNPSLPLTLPIFRNSLKPEKVPKSIISRVPQVLSCAVNTVMDFGWSVLKSSFLEDRRSPIHSGNKGVEFNPINITTITFSLDQIKQIKSCLHVTINDVICGIIFLGTRLYMDVTSEEAKNESSTALVLLNTRYINGFKSLNEMCQNQESKSLWGNKFAFLHISLPQLHQYDESLKPLKFVQEIQSIIKRKRNSAAVYLTGMLLESMRKYRGPEAAAQYVHNTIRNPSMAVTNMIGPVEKMALSNQPVKGLYFMVVNSPQLGFCILILQSLVVTIMSYMDQLRVTIGAETGFIDPVKFRTCTEKAFSMIFDAAMKSK from the exons ATGGATTTGAGGGTGAAGGTAGGAGGTCTGGAAGATGTGGTACTTTCAGAGCCAGTGAGTCCGACAGGGCAATACTTCAACAGCTCGGTGCTTTCTATTTCTATTCTTTGTGTCTTGGAGTTTGAGAACCCATTTGATGACTCTACAAGCCTAGCACTCGTTAACGATGTCTTTCTTCCCATTAACCCTCGTTTCTCTTCCATTATG GTGGAAGACAAACAGGGAGGGAAGCAGTGGAAGAGAGTAGAAGTGAATGCGGAAGACCATATAAGAATCCCTTGTTTTCCTGAAGGATTATCAACTGAATCATATGATCATTGTTTCAATGATTACCTATCAAAAATGGCGAAAGATCCATTACCACAAACAAAGCCACTATGGGAAATTCATATCATCAAGTACCCAACAAGCAATGCGTCTGGAAACGTTGTTTTCAAGCTTCACCATTCACTTGGTGATGGTTACTCTCTTATGTGTGCTCTTCTCTCTTGTCTGCAAAGGGCAGATAATCCTTCTCTACCATTAACATTGCCAATTTTTCGGAACTCTCTCAAGCCAGAAAAAGTTCCTAAAAGCATAATTAGTCGTGTACCACAGGTACTAAGTTGTGCAGTAAACACTGTTATGGATTTCGGTTGGAGCGTTTTAAAGAGCAGTTTTTTGGAAGATAGAAGGAGCCCGATACACTCCGGCAACAAAGGGGTGGAGTTCAATCCCATCAATATAACGACAATCACATTCTCTCTAGATCAAATCAAGCAAATTAAGTCATGCCTTCATGTG ACAATAAATGATGTAATTTGTGGAATCATCTTTCTGGGGACAAGATTATACATGGATGTAACGAGTGAAGAAGCAAAAAATGAAAGCTCAACGGCCTTAGTGTTACTTAACACAAGATATATTAATGGTTTCAAGTCTCTCAATGAGATGTGTCAAAATCAGGAATCTAAAAGTCTATGGGGAAACAAGTTTGCTTTCTTGCATATTTCATTGCCACAACTTCACCAGTATGACGAGTCCTTGAAACCGCTCAAATTTGTTCAGGAAATACAAAGTATCATCAAAAGGAAGAGAAACTCAGCTGCTGTATATCTCACTGGAATGCTACTAGAATCAATGAGAAAATATAGAGGTCCAGAG GCAGCAGCTCAATATGTTCACAACACGATAAGGAATCCAAGCATGGCAGTGACAAATATGATCGGACCAGTTGAAAAGATGGCACTTTCGAATCAACCTGTTAAAGGGTTGTATTTCATGGTCGTCAATTCCCCACAG CTTGGGTTTTGCATACTGATTCTGCAGAGTCTAGTGGTGACGATAATGAGCTACATGGACCAGTTGAGGGTTACTATAGGAGCTGAGACAGGTTTCATAGATCCTGTGAAGTTTCGGACTTGCACTGAGAAGGCTTTCAGCATGATATTCGATGCTGCAATGAAGTCTAAATGA